The nucleotide sequence GAACAACAACTCGGTGGGGATAGTAACAAAGCCATACACCGGGTCGTTGAAGATTTTCTTTTTGTTCATAAGGAGTGGCGCGAAGCTCCAGCTTCGGGCGTCGTAGCAAGGCTCTTAACGAGGCTTGACCAACTGGTTTCGTGCAACCAAACGCGACTCTGGAGCTTCGCGCTACCCTTCATAGGGAACCTAAATCAAGTATTTTCCACTTCTTTACAGCGGAGTTCGAGGGAAATATCTGTTGGCTGTAATTTTTTAAACCAAAAATCCAGGATTGGGAGTAAAGCTACTTACGAAACTTCAGTTGCAACCCTTTTAAGCCGAACAGGTTCTATAGAGTCTGAAACGGCTGCGAGTGTTGCCACTACGCACAGAAGCTCGTTCAATGAGGTGCGGAGCTTTCGCTTCGCGCCATACCCTAGACCCCAACCCCCTTATGCAACGTTACAGCATACTCTGGGCCGATGACGAAATCGACCTTCTCAAGCCGCACATTCTCTTCCTACAGGAAAAAGGCTACGACGTAACCGGTGTCAACTCCGGTGCCGACGCCATCGAGCAAGTGCAGGAGCAGACGTACGACATCGTATTCCTCGACGAAAATATGCCGGGCCTCACCGGCCTCGAAACGCTCACCGAAATCAAAGCGGCTCGCCCTACGGTGCCGGTAATCATGATTACCAAGAGCGAGGAAGAGCACATTATGGAAGAGGCCATCGGCTCGAAGATTGCCGATTACCTCATTAAGCCCGTTAACCCGAGCCAGATTCTGCTTTCCGTGAAAAAGGTGCTCGACAACAAGCGCCTCGTTTCCGAAAAAACCAACTCCGGCTATCAGCGCGATTTCCGCCAGCTCGGCATGCAGCTCTCCGACCGGCTTACCCCCAGTGAGTGGGCCGACGTGTACAAGAAGCTAGTATACTGGGAGCTGGAAATCAACGAGACGGAAGGCAAGAGCATGGCCGACGTCTTCAACATGCAGAAAGACGAGGCCAATACCTACTTCGGCCGCTTCATCACCGAGGACTACGAAGATTGGGTGAACGACGACGACAAAGACGCCCCGCTCATGTCGCACCAGCTATTCAAGGAGCGGGTGTTTCCGCTTATGAAAGCCACCGGCGACACGCCCGTCTACTTCGTGCTCATCGACAACCTGCGCTACGACCAGTGGAAGATTCTGGAGCCGATCATCGCCGAGTTGTTCACCGTGGACCAGGAAGAAATGTATTACTCTATCCTGCCTACCACCACGGCCTACGCCCGCAACGCCATTTTCGCGGGCATGATGCCCGGTGACATCCAAAAGAAATATCCCAACCTGTGGGTGTGGGACGACGACGACGAAGGCAAAAACCTGCACGAAGCCGAGTTGGTGGAA is from Hymenobacter tibetensis and encodes:
- the porX gene encoding T9SS response regulator signal transducer PorX, producing the protein MQRYSILWADDEIDLLKPHILFLQEKGYDVTGVNSGADAIEQVQEQTYDIVFLDENMPGLTGLETLTEIKAARPTVPVIMITKSEEEHIMEEAIGSKIADYLIKPVNPSQILLSVKKVLDNKRLVSEKTNSGYQRDFRQLGMQLSDRLTPSEWADVYKKLVYWELEINETEGKSMADVFNMQKDEANTYFGRFITEDYEDWVNDDDKDAPLMSHQLFKERVFPLMKATGDTPVYFVLIDNLRYDQWKILEPIIAELFTVDQEEMYYSILPTTTAYARNAIFAGMMPGDIQKKYPNLWVWDDDDEGKNLHEAELVEINFQKAGQKQKFSYNKVTNLQAGKDLLGKMANLHNNNKLNIIVYNFVDMLSHARTDMAMIRELAADESAYRSITRSWFLHSPLYEMLQQIAERKGKLIITTDHGTIRVKRPYKIVGDRNTNTNLRYKHGKNLGFDDSKDVYTVRKPERIFLPRENVSTAYVFTVGDYFFAYPNNYNYYVNYYKDTFQHGGISLEECIIPYITLTPKG